TCCCAATATGTcaggtaacagagaagaaaggACGAGAAAATAAgcgacctcccaaccaacctcatgaacgtcATCAATGAAAGTTGTGAAACAACAGACGAAGACGCAACGCTCAATGCCTCCCCTAGACGAAATGGGTCACCTCCTCCTCACTGTAGCATtacaaaatctcttggtaagggagCCTCCACATCCGTGGCAGAGGAGACACCCCCAGCTGTAAAAAGGCTCCTTGAGGCATGGCTAACTGACACGCTAACCAGCGTCCTCCGTAAGCCCGCTCGGGACACGGCTACAGAAAATGCAAGGACTTTGCGTTGTACAACTAGCAGACGAGCAGCACAACCAACTCCCTCCTCCTCCAACGACAtgtattactcacaatgtcatTAACAATGCAGGTGACGACACTCTCGCAACCATTCTGAAAAAGATGGAGGACATGGATAATGAGAACAAAGCACTCCGggatcaaatgaaagaacaccGAGAAGGGGTCAACAAAATACCGGGCGCCCCAAATCTCTTGCCGAAGAGAGACGCCAGCCGGTTCGTCGAGCAGTCGTATAGTGATGATgccgccccacatgccataccaaaaacctttaaaatacCACCCTACCTCAGGATATATGATGGCACGGCCGACCctgaagatcatgtgactcactacgttaccgtcgtgaaaggcaatgacctcgccaaAGAGCAAGTATCTTCCATTTTGTTGAAAATATTCGGTGAAACCCTCATAGGAGGAGCGTTAATATGGTATTCACAACTACCTGCCCGTTCCATTGAAACTTTCGAAGAgatggccgacaagttcgtaacggcccatgaTGGGGACAAGAAGGTTGAGGCGAGAGTGGATGATATATTTTCTATTAAACAGTTTCCGGGAGAGGGATTGAGGCACTTCCTCGCCCGGTTCAACCGAGTAAGGATGACTCTGCCGAACGTATCGGAAGggatggtgtcacgacccaaattaaccctccgtaaggtgtcgtgatggcacctagtctttacgactaggtaagcctaatattgcggaatatataaagaaacacaacactctaaagataaacaacatattttaaatagccaagagtagtaccactcgacatatacaaaataattttccaagacccggaatatagctaagtcacaagctactataatctatgtagctctatacaaacgtctgaagataataaagaaagtctctaggcgagggagtagaaggggactccgaagatctgcggacgcaagcagaagtaccttgaagtctcctagaatcagcaacacGCGCTaatcccaaggctgatagctcgtacctggatctgcacacgaaaaacttgtgtaggaaagggcatgagtacaccacaatagtacccagtaagtgccaagcctaacctcgatcgaatagtgacgaggtcaggttaaagccctaccagagtaaatatagtaaattaaacagtaaaagatataagtaaaatttgcGATAACACAGTtaaagggagccctcggctccgaacaaggtaaacacagtggaaaatctctcaggataccgtcccgtagtttcaaatgaatatacagtacatggggatctcccggaatacgtccgtagtcccaaagtaaatatgcaggaagaGAGAGAGGAAAGGCACGTGAAATTCATTTCTTGTAAGAACAACactttgaaaaagatttattctTCACTCAATACAAGACTTTACTTTTCATTAAGATTCTTGTCAGATCCGATGAATCCTCGACTGTTTGAGGATCTGTCATCCAATCATTGTGAGGTGAAAGTTTCCTTTGTTCTACTTTTTGCTGCTTAAATTATTCCTTTTAATTACATGACTGCCACCAGATTGACACTTATTGAATATCTTATATATTGTTATTATTCTTGGTAGTTGTAAGGCATCTATTGCAAGGAATCATTATAGTCTTCATAAATGCTTTTCAACTATCTCTTTAATATCAAGATTTGAAGaaattattgttaactaagattaacctatgtttaattagaattaattatttGAACCGAGATTTATATTTCTAGGTCAAACAGATATGGTAGAAGCTTGAGGGATGGAGGAGGCTATAAGCATATAACACAACATTACAAAAGAAAAATTCACTCACTTTTGGTGCTTATCAAATTTATGAAAACATTGTATGTGGTTGTTAGACAAAAATTTATCGCTTAACCATAATTTATTACTACATGTTCTTAATGCCATTTATCTTATAAGAGTGATAAATTAATATATTTAGTATAAATTGAATGCGAATAAGTACTTATAAGTTATGACGTGTTTTAAAAAGTGGTGATGCGTCCCCTTTTACTTATGTTTGGACGAGATGGTACAAGATCTTTTAACTTTGGCCAAATACATAGAGCCCCTAAACTTGTCCCATTTTTTACTTAGACACATAGCtgttgggaccgtttggtccgCTAACGGACCGGGCCGGTCCTGGGCCCTGGCGGGTCAAACGATCCCGAACCTGATGGGTCCAAATCATAGGATCGGCCCACAAGACCGGATCAGGCCCGCTAAAATCGAACCAAACGATCCTGACCCGTTTAGCCGTTTGActcgtttggcccgcggtcccgggcctgaaCCGGCACACTTGCTAGCCTTACATGAACACTTAAACCAagtgaaaaatattttaattaaacaCGGGCGTGGTTCTCACATACCAAAAGCAGCAAATTATTAAATCACACGTGGAAAATAACTTTAAAAGAATAACAAACATTTTTCTTGCCTCTCGCCCACCTCTCCCCACCCCTAAACAACAGTCGTCTTCTTGGATTCATCGGCATCGCCACAATTTACCGCCGTCCTTCATCGTTTTAGTTTGTCTTCTTCATTTTACCACCGCGATAACCACCACCATCTCCATCCATCTTCTTCATCACTACCACCATTGCTACTACCATATGTCCTCCACCATTTTTGGCGACAAACCCATATTTTTCATGGACCACACTACTATTGTGACTTCAGTTGTCCCAATCCAAATAAAGTTTTCAtaattaggggtgggcataaaatttgAAAAATCGAAAAGCCGGATCGGAtcgaattaattcggtatttcgaTATCGGTTCTTCGGTTGCTAATTCagtataattttttgaaaagttcggTATTTCGATATGGTTCTTGGTATTGAACTTTCAATACTTTGGTAAATCAAAATACGGAAATAACGAAATATTTTTGTCAGTTGCTATATTTTGCCTTCTTTGTATATGTAGTTCCGGTAATCTTCAGCTCTTCTTAAGTATTATTTTCTgaaacttttaatattttttgattttattgttgattttttcttcttttttacaaCTTGAAACATGCAGCTGTTTCTATGGTTGAAGAAAGAAAAGGGGAAACTGATTCTTCCCTAAAGAGTTagttgtaaaaaaaaaattgttctcgcctataaaaaaaaataaggacCGGTTACACTGTTTGATTAATTTAGGATCATGTCTTTGGTGTAGAAAACTTTTGTGTAGTTAATAGAATAACCTGGTGCTAAATTGAACTAGATTAAGCACTTTGACCATTTAACTTCTAGCAGTGGATAATGTGATTGGAACATATATGTGAAGCCAAAACACCATAGTTACAAGTGAGGGACATCAAGCTGGTGAAGAAACTATTTTTTCTTTAAATATCGAACCATACAAAAACAAACTAAGAATTATCAAACCGTACCGAACTAATTTAGTACGATTTTTGGTATTGATAACTACAATGGAATCAACAAATCAGAAATGGAAATCAGATACAAGAGAAAGAGAAAACAGAGGGAATCGTGTAGAGAGAGAATGTGAATGAATCTTATCTATTATTCAGCTCAACTGTAATTGTTGTAtttaaatatatttatattactAACTACATAACTTAACAGTTGTAGCTAATCAATTGACAGTTGTACTTCAGTAACTTTGACTACTAACTGCAGTTAGCCTAATCATCTATACTAGTGAACTGTAGTGCATATATTTATCTCCTTTACACCCTCCCTCAAGCGAGGGGATATGAAGATGTTCTTTATCCCGAGCTTGGACACCAAATAGGTATGCTGAACAACAATGAGGCCTTTGGTAAAGAAATCAACCAGCTATTCCGAGGAAGGCAAATATGAAAGAACAACCAAATCGTGGTGCACCTTCTCCTGAAAGAAATGACAATCTATATTAATGTGTTTAGTCTGTTCATGAAAGACAAGGTTGGCATCTATTTGAAGCATAAATTTGCTAtcacaagaaaaagaaacagGCAGGTGAACGGAGACATCCAACTCCTTGTATAGACCAACCAACCAAACAATCTCCACAACCGTTGAGGCGAGACTCTTGTACTCAGCCTCGGCAAAACTGCGAGAGACAGTGGACTATTTCTTCGACTTCCAGAAAACCAAAGAAGTCCCAAATTTGATCAAGCAACCAGTAACCGACCTTTAAGTATTGGGGCAAGAGCCCCAGTCAGTATCATAGAAGGCATGAAGATGATCATCACCTGCTGCGGATATAAGGATCCCAAGACTAGGAGAATGTTTAACATATCTAACCAACCTCATAGCAGCTGCCATATGAGACACTTTAGGAGAATGCATAAATTGGCTGAAACTTTGCATTGCAAAAGCAATATCCGACCTAGTGTTAGTGAGGTACAAGAGTCTCCCCAACAGTCTCTGATAAGCACTGGGATCAGGCAGCTTCTGATCAGATATCATCCCAAAGTGATCATCAAACTCAGAGGTAGTGAGTTTCAGGTTCACTTCGAGAGGAGACCCAACTGGTTTTGCACCTGCTAACCCCATATCCAAAATAAGCTCAAGTGTATATTTGCGTTGATGCATAAGTATGCCATCTCCGCTCCTAGTGAACTTGATCCCAAGGAAGTACCTCAACTCTCCCAGGTCCTTGATTTTAAAACTCTGCTGAAGACATGTCTTAGTCTCCTCAATCATAGTGGAGTCATCGCCAATGATGAGTTGACGAGCTCTGGGCATATATGATTTTTCTactcgtactctgtcaaattATAGTAAAGTTTAAGATATTGTCCCACAAAGATTGGAACCACCTAGGCTACAGATTTGTATTGTCTTTGTCactatttgagagaatcaaaTTGGTAAAGAGAGAGTtgttaaaaaaaatagtaaaataaaAGCAATAAATATTTATAGTTTTATAACAAAAGATAGAGGCTGGGATATCGTGAATCAGCAAGATAAAAccattataataaaattaaaattttattatttatttctctGTTTAATAAAATGACCGCTTATTTTTAATTCAACCAAATCACATACAAGTATCCAATTAATAACACCTCTTTCGATTAGTGTAGTTAATCGATTAACAGTCAAACATAGATCTTGTTTACAGAATGACCACTTATTTCTAAGACAAtcactccgcataacaacaatatATAAATAGCACCGCTCGCGCTTAGTATTATCAATTTATTGACAGTTAGTGATATTAAATAATAAGTGACTAATAACACCTATTTCAATTAGTGTAGTTAACCAATTAAAGTAATAGCTTCAAGCAAGAATTATCTTAGTTGAGTGCACCAAGTGAGAAAAAGCCTCTTTCGATTAGCCTTTTCTAAATCTATAAACTTGTTTAAATCTTTCTCTTCTCccgaataagaaaaataaagatTTTGGTAAGTGTATATAATTATATCAGATAATAGATATAATCAATATCAAATACCTTGATGTATAAAGATGATAAAGAGAAAATTTCAACAtaagaagataataaaattaaGATAATTATTATAACACTTTTATAGCTTCATCTAGTATCCCAACCAAAGAAAATTACTCTATTATGGAGAAAAGATAAACAAGAAAAATACTATTCCTACGATAAAACAAATAACATTTAAGGCTAAAACAAAGCCAATATTAAAGTTGGTGTTCTCTACACAAGAATGATTTTCCCTCTCTTCCACTGAAAAGTCATGCCTATTTATAGAATATTATGCCCATAACATTCTCAGGGATGTCATCCTTGGATTGGGATGGCATCCCTAGCTCTTGAATCAATTTCTTCCTGTTGCCTCTTTCCACAGATGACATCTTTAGAATTGAGGATGACATCCTTGGATTGGGGATGCCATCCTTGGTCTTTTTGCTATCTTTACTTGAACACTCttctttcttctccttttcttttcttttctttttttttcctgcaACTTATCTTAATAATTTGTACAAATATTGAACAAAAAGTCATATTTATAAATAAAGTATTTgtttatttaatataatatatacctaaaacatatataatatatacttATCAAAAGCAAATCATCGACATATACAAAAACCACTACAATCATCCCATCATGCCTTCTAGTAAACAGAGAATGATCTAAAGAGCTTTGTACAAAGACAAAAGACAACAGGGCAGTATATGTGGAAACTTCACCTCACACCCAACATCAATCCCTATACATACCTGAATTAACTGAGAAGGACCCGCTCTTTAAGAACATGgcggaggaactcaagaagctcactggTAGGGTTTAAAGTGCCGAGGGTGGTAAAGGTGttgaaggtctaaactatgaGGACCTGTGTATTCAGCCGGATGTagaactgccggagggttacaaaccttcCAAGTTCGAAATATTTGATAgaactggtgatccgaaagtgcatctgagaacatattatgacaagcttgtaggagtaggCAAGAATGAACAAATACACAAGAAACTGGTCATGCAGAGCCTCACAGGAGACgccttgtcttggtatatcagtcaaaatcCAAATAAGTGACATGCTACCACCTACCATGCCTATAATACTcaatctgcatattaccattcaccacCACCTACCCGCCAAAACTATCAGAAGCCACgaccaaattttgaccgcagaccacctagacaatacaccccaattgctgaacccatagaccaactgtatgagagactaAAGGTCGTTGGTTATGTTATTCCTATCCCTGTTGTTGTTATGGAGAATTCCTCCCAGTGGATCAACCCCAATAAAACATGTGTCTATCATTCAGGTATGAAAGATCATACCATCGATGAATGCCGCACACTGAAATACAAGATTCAGATACTGATCGATACTAAGGTCATACATGCAAATGAGGTTGCACCAAATAtttgtaacaatcctctcccggatcacagaggTAAGGGAGTAAATATGATAGAGACTGACGAAGAATGGGATCAGGAGGGGTCTATCAGACTCATTCGAGATGGAGATGATCCTaaagttgtggtacaaacccaggcgCCATTTAAAGTTGAGGTATCTATACCTTTCACTGTGACGGTAGCTCCCACGCCATCCTAGAAGTCTGATTCCATCCCATGGGACTATGTTGTGGAAGTAAGGAGAAAGGGGAAAgcaaaaatggaggaaacaggtgcgacacaaggtatgaccagaactggcaGAATTTATACACCTAAGAACCTGAAGGGAACAAGCAAGGAGGCTGCATCTAAGCCGCCTGTTGTCAAGACTAGCACTGATGATCTTTGAAGAAAGGTACAAGCGAGAGAGTATCTGTTGTTGACCACTTGAACAAAAACcccgctcagatatccatcttgtcGCTACTGCAAAACTCGGACGCACAAAGGAATGCTTTaatgaaggtgttaagtgaagcttatgtacccaccaacatcactagtggggagatggctaacatggttggACAGATATTGGAGAGCCACaaaatcacttttcatgaagatgaATTAGCACCATAAGGGCTGAGTTACAATAGAGCGTTACACATCACGGTGCAATTTGAGGATAAGCTCATTGCGAGGctcctgatagatggaggttcaagtctcaacatatGGCCATTGACTACCCTGAAGAGACTAGGTAAAGGCATGCACGATACACAGATGgtaagcatgaatgtgaaggcgtttGAAGGATCTCGTAGAGCCACCATTGGAGAAATTAACCTTAGTCTACAGATGGGCCCGACTTTGTTTGATgtcgagttccaagtgctagacataTGTGCTACCTACAATCTATTATTGGGACGACTGTGGATACATGCCGCCGGGGCAGTGGCTTTGACTCTGCATCAggctgtgaagtttgagtggaatcatcaggaggtggtCATTCACGAAGATGGAAGtaaccccatctacaccaatcagactGTGCCGGTCATCGAAAATAGAAAAaagctgggtggagaaacataccaacACATTGAACGAGTCAATGGAATTGAAAAGGACCGATGGTGgagaaacaagatagaaagcatattgctaTGGACGGGGTACAAACCCGGTAAGGGCTTCGGCAAAAGTCTTCAAGGGATCACTAAACCCGTACAACTACAGCGTCATGGCACGACTTTTGGACTCGGATATGAATACACGTGGCAGGAATACCAGgattggtcaccaccatggcgtGCTCCTTATTATCCACTGGAAAAGCTGGTACCATCTCTTCACCAGACAttccatcaagctgacatgatgtggagttctgaggaagatgaagttttagctagcatgaggaagttgtttctagatgaagaagatatggactgcagtgcaatagttgaggaggaggaggaggaggaggaagaaccTACCATTCAAACCATGGAAAAAGGagatgttctcaagaactggactgcaaCACCATCCTGGGCCCGTCGAGTTCATGGGTAGCCTGGCAAAATATGTATGAATTACTttaaaaaaatagttttgatcAATTGAGATatttttttagtattttgttttgaaataattactcgagccatcgagcTGCACTTGTTAACATTTTTATGATCTTATTAATGCATTACcgattttcgtatttatttttatttttatatttttcttttcagcactattattacctatcccgatgaacctgcgactgtgatatgtaatgagacaacacaacataagaacagtgattcagaggatctgaaagatgatataatacctgagaaaattgtcagagaagtagaaaactttgaaaataaaccaaagtctaatttggaggaaactgaggcattcatctatcaccgtcatagaaggaagagtacatcagATTTCTAAAAGAGTAtgaagatatctttgcatggtcctacgacgatatgactggtttaagcacatccatagtggttCACAAGCTACACActaatcccatgtgtccaccggtaaagcaaAAGCTCAGAAATTTCAAgtcggatatgagtttgaagataaaagaagaggtcaccaagcaaatcaaagccaaggttctccaaGTGGTCGAATATCCGACTCGGTTGGCCAATATTatgccagttccgaagaaagatgggaaagttagagtatatgtcgattaccgagatctgaacagagcaagtcccaaagatgatttctcgttgcccaacatacacatactgattggaAAGTGTGCCAAGCATGAGCtacaatcctttgtggattgcttcgcaggatatcatcagatttggatggatgaagaggatgccaaaaAGACAACCTTCATCACACCATGAGGGATATACTGTTACAAAATAATGCCATTTGGTCTGAAGAACGCTTGACCcacctacatgagagccatgacaaccatcttccacgacatgatacgcaaggaaatagaggtgtacgtggatgacgttatcatcaaatctaaaaggagttcggatcacatagcagatttgaagaaaaaaaatttgaccgacttcgaaaatacaatttgaagttgaaccctacaaaatgtgccttcggagtccctgctggaaagttgTTAGGATTCATCATCAGTTGCCGAGGGATTGAATTAGACCCTTCAAAAGTCAAAGCTATCCAAGacttgccacctccaaagaataagaaagatgtgatgagttttttaGGGcgcctcaattacatcagccgcttcatagcacaatcaaccgtgatatgtgagccaatctttagaatgctgaggaaagatgttgatacaagctggactgaagaatgccagaaagccttcgacaaaatcaaggagtatttatctaaaccaaAACCatggacactttaaaaccttagactctgataccaagtttgtcatgccatgacctcggggagcgtgaccggtgctcaaccgcgATAACCCGGCCAAGCAtgcctgtacaataccttctaccccaCCTCACTCATGAACaaagagaagatatatttcattaattagacctCACTCATGAACAAAGAGAAGATCTACTTCATTAATTAGACTAGGAGAAGATCATGTATGcaacaccaattcattaccattagttacatcatttataagttctcaaaatacatacactttcatagtttgaagtggaacaagtggtataaatacaacattactagtttgacttttccaacaccaatatacaacccacactatgtatacagagcctctaatagatacaaaagagtacgatgatagtgccggcaacaagaccccggctatacctcaaaacataatacacaaggaacaaaaagaTACACggccccgaaataaagtggggctcaccaagtttgcTGGGAAGAGGGTGCAACTCTATCACTAATCAAAGCCACGAAGATCTCTGCTGCTTTATTTTTCCGTATTAGATGGGACTTTTGGTTGCgttttgggacaacatgatgaaattggaagaaaggagcaggcgatatattatctgagcaagaaattCACGCCTTATGAAGCCCGGTACTCTTTCCTGGAACACACCTGCtacgctttgacatggatagctcagaagttgaggAATTATTTttgtgcatacactacatatctcatatcaaggatggatccgttaaaatacatctttcagaaacccaagactacgggtaagttagcaaaatggcaaataTTGCTAAGTGAGTTCGATATCGTCTAGGTGACTCAGAAGGCCGTCAAGGGGAAAGCATTGGTAGATCATCTAGCAAAAAATCCTGTAGACaaagaatacgaaccattgaaaatgtattttcccgacgaggaggtttcatttgtaggagaagatatcaccgaggcatatgatggttggaggatattcttcgacggagcaacaaacttcaaaggagtaggtatcaAAGTTGTCTTAGTAGCAGAAACCAGCCAACAATATCTGGTATCCGCAAAACTTAGGTTTCCATGCACCAACCATAAGGTGGAGTATGAGGCCTGCATCTTGGGGGGACTCAGGTTGGacattgacatgaacgttcaagAGCTAttggtaatcggagattcagatcTTTGGTACACCAGGTTCTAGTGGAATGGGCTacgaagaacaccaaaatattgccatatttgcactgtgtacaagagctgatcaagaggttcaaaaagatagaattcaaacatgttccgaggatccagaatgagtttgcagatgcgttagccactttgtcttccatgatacaacacccaaacaagaatttcattgatcctatcccaataggaattcataagcagccagcttattgtgctcaggTTGAAGAAAAGATTGACGAAAATCTGTGGTTCCACGATATCAAGAAGTACCTGGAAAAGGGAGAATACCCAGAGACTACTACCCATACCCAGAAGCGTACACTTCGAAGATTAGCTAACCATTTCTTTTAAAGCGGatgaattctgtatagaaggactcctgacctGGGATTATTacgatgtgtcgatgccaaggaggcaaCCAGATTGCCCGAGGAAATACATGTCGGAacctgcggaccacacatgaatggtttcatcTTAGCCAAGAGGATACTGAGAGcggggtatttctggatgactatagaaatagactgcatcaaatatattcagaagtgtcaccaatgccagatataTGCTGACATGATACGAGTAATACCCAATGAACTCAATTTCAATAagttcaccctggcctttctccgtttggggtatggatgtcatagGCCCAAttgaacccgctgcttcaaaAGGGCACAGGTTCATTCTGGTAGCCATaaactacttcacaaaatgggttgaggctGCATCTTATAAAGAACAACTCCTTAATGCTCATGAATAaattcaaaagggatgtatgacttctttaAACAGagcaactcatcatttttcttaaaacccaacatctTTAGAAAACTGTGAGGAGTGCAATTCTCTGGTACCAGTAATCCCAGACTATCACATGTCAACTTAGCaaagcctcctatttcttctaggagaggagtcattacTATATTACTGAATTGAAAAATGGCTCTTTTCTCGTCCTAGAACATGGTAGCGGCCTTAATTAATGCCCTATTTGGTCGAATGTTTAGCAAGGATGGAAGGTCACCCAATActcttctcacatgattcttgtcacaaggtgcaaggtcttttcaccagtcaagtagcaacggtgggatgttttggaccataccgaacTTGGGGACttcatgcttcattttctgcaatccaacaaaggttagccctttccccctccagatttgactacttaTGCAATAATGATAAACACGTTGGcgtattttctccaagtaatgcacataatatgatagtgtccattgggattgtagAAATCCCggtggactttggacaaggtttatcttAGCGAGTTGTTACGTTGATAACGCTCCATCCCATAGTAGGTTTAGAATGAAGCACGTACATTTCAAGTTGGAGTAGGGTTTCTTGAAtagtctagactggtactcccaagtggacaacttgagagaaaAAGGCACAggaccgtcgattgcaccgttgatcgactagtctactgcAAATAagtatttcaaatttaaaaagggtaatttTTAAAAGAGTGTGGACGCTCATCAAGCGCTGCTATGTTGATAATTAgtacgagtggagtatgatgtggagcatgctttatgcagagataataacacGTTGCCAAATATTTGCATGATAGAAAGCAGTAAACAGGATAGCAAAAGTAAACATGGAAAGAATAGAGAAGAAAGACAAAAGGAAGAAGTCAATTTAGTTCATAAAAATATATGTGGGAATGTAATAAAGCAGGAAGTAGGGATGGGAAAGACATGATATAGCAGTTTTAGACAGGATGAAAAGAGATGAAGGGTGGTTATAAAGGTGAATGGGGAAgtgatgtgcatgtcatagcagatTTAAACAGATAAAGGTGAATAAGGGAagagatgtgcatgtcatagcaaattcaagcaataaaggtgaataagggaagggatgtgcatgtagcaGCAGTTTTagaacaaagaaagaaaaaaagagtaatccacataagtcaagttcattatggtaagagcctaagcgtaatccccagcagagttgccATGCTGTcgtgccccgtt
The DNA window shown above is from Nicotiana tomentosiformis chromosome 8, ASM39032v3, whole genome shotgun sequence and carries:
- the LOC138898003 gene encoding uncharacterized mitochondrial protein AtMg00810-like, producing MPRARQLIIGDDSTMIEETKTCLQQSFKIKDLGELRYFLGIKFTRSGDGILMHQRKYTLELILDMGLAGAKPVGSPLEVNLKLTTSEFDDHFGMISDQKLPDPSAYQRLLGRLLYLTNTRSDIAFAMQSFSQFMHSPKVSHMAAAMRLVRYVKHSPSLGILISAAGDDHLHAFYDTDWGSCPNT